A region of Leptospira bouyouniensis DNA encodes the following proteins:
- a CDS encoding 7TM diverse intracellular signaling domain-containing protein encodes MNHNLLLRRISRSALNHISAAIVILTIFSCNNESTNNSILKVKNGKLILPETFVLNQTSIKLDGEWDFYYQKFLSSADFGTSNSQIEKGIVSIPGFWNEIKYEGKEYDAKSYGTFRMLLTLPNHLINQKLSFYVPHSFTTYRMFLNGSMISENGIVGTNEEDTKEYWLPKIVFFTPNAKTIEIIIHVANFKSLNAGFRQSIEFGTEETMLRTKQTRVALDIFLIASLFVISLYHFTLFLLRKKDLSLLYFSLYSFSSMIYQFTSGEFFLMILFPDFEWRWLIKIFFISIYLTFPFLLSFIGKVFTNEINKIPLNLFQFIFFSFSVFVLFSESTWIEKTLLPAEISMLFCCIYIFWILTKAVIHKRESASGFLFGFLFLFLTILNDILFEKNIIKTEVYAPIGNFVLFFSQSFFLSKNHSKLHVTIEKQKLELEQSVILKDKIYHANIQSKRMELELYKKSIQPHFLMNSLSAIRYWVSESPDKSEQILDSLVGELHIILKVASKQLIPIVDEIALCKYHIGVMKMRMEKDYRFKTIGISPTEVIPPLIFHTLIENAFTHEDSLKARLSFVILKKNIKKDGNLFSVYCFIVYNHCKVEKENIMKHGSGTGLEYVRLRLEESYSGKWSLQHGKSKKGYRVIFQIQTL; translated from the coding sequence ATGAATCATAACCTGCTCTTAAGAAGGATTTCCCGTAGTGCATTAAACCACATTTCGGCTGCGATTGTCATACTAACAATATTTTCGTGTAACAATGAATCAACTAACAATAGTATATTGAAAGTTAAAAATGGGAAATTGATTCTGCCTGAAACTTTCGTTTTAAACCAAACTTCCATTAAACTCGATGGAGAATGGGATTTTTATTACCAAAAATTTCTAAGTTCAGCTGATTTTGGAACTTCGAATTCACAAATTGAAAAAGGAATCGTTTCTATCCCAGGGTTTTGGAATGAGATCAAATATGAAGGGAAGGAGTATGATGCAAAAAGTTACGGCACTTTTCGGATGCTTTTAACTCTTCCAAATCATTTAATCAATCAAAAACTTTCTTTTTATGTTCCCCATTCGTTTACAACTTATCGAATGTTCTTAAATGGCTCAATGATCTCAGAAAATGGAATTGTTGGAACCAATGAAGAAGATACGAAAGAGTATTGGTTGCCAAAAATTGTATTTTTCACACCTAATGCCAAGACGATTGAAATCATCATCCATGTTGCAAACTTTAAATCATTAAATGCAGGTTTTCGCCAAAGTATAGAGTTTGGAACCGAAGAAACGATGCTCCGAACAAAACAAACACGTGTTGCATTGGATATTTTTTTGATTGCGAGTTTGTTTGTTATTTCTTTATACCATTTTACTCTTTTTCTATTGCGTAAAAAAGATCTAAGTCTTCTTTATTTCTCTCTCTATTCTTTTTCTAGTATGATTTACCAATTTACGAGTGGAGAATTTTTTTTAATGATTTTGTTTCCTGATTTCGAATGGAGATGGTTAATTAAGATTTTTTTTATTTCTATTTATTTAACTTTTCCATTTTTACTTAGTTTTATAGGAAAAGTTTTCACCAATGAAATCAATAAAATTCCTTTAAATCTATTCCAATTTATATTTTTTAGTTTCTCAGTTTTTGTGTTATTTTCGGAATCAACATGGATAGAAAAAACACTTTTACCGGCAGAAATTTCTATGTTATTTTGTTGTATTTATATTTTTTGGATCTTGACCAAGGCGGTCATTCATAAAAGAGAAAGTGCATCAGGGTTTTTGTTTGGATTTCTTTTTTTATTTCTTACGATACTAAACGATATACTATTCGAAAAAAATATTATTAAAACTGAAGTATATGCGCCCATCGGGAATTTTGTTTTGTTCTTTTCGCAATCTTTTTTCCTTTCGAAAAACCATTCAAAACTACATGTTACAATCGAAAAACAAAAGTTAGAACTTGAGCAATCAGTAATATTAAAAGATAAAATTTATCATGCAAATATTCAATCCAAGAGGATGGAATTAGAGTTATACAAAAAATCGATCCAACCACATTTTCTTATGAATTCACTTTCGGCGATTCGGTATTGGGTTTCCGAAAGTCCAGATAAATCGGAACAAATTTTAGATTCGCTTGTAGGAGAACTTCATATTATCTTAAAAGTTGCTTCTAAACAACTGATTCCAATTGTCGATGAAATCGCATTATGTAAATACCATATAGGTGTCATGAAAATGCGAATGGAAAAAGATTATCGATTTAAAACAATTGGTATCAGTCCAACGGAAGTAATTCCTCCGCTAATCTTCCATACGCTCATAGAAAATGCTTTTACTCATGAGGATTCCTTAAAAGCAAGGTTAAGCTTCGTAATCCTCAAAAAAAACATTAAAAAAGATGGGAATTTATTCTCAGTTTATTGTTTTATTGTATATAACCATTGTAAGGTCGAAAAAGAGAACATAATGAAACATGGATCAGGTACTGGATTAGAATATGTAAGACTTCGGTTAGAGGAGTCCTATTCTGGTAAGTGGTCATTACAACATGGAAAATCTAAAAAAGGATATCGGGTTATCTTTCAAATCCAAACTCTATAA
- a CDS encoding DUF5777 family beta-barrel protein produces the protein MNQLFYRFILSLIILLLVSPIDSQEFRKTAFLGTSLIHMPSTEDVGKNGIDFRINHRFGDAKSTFYDFFGLDQGANTQLSLDYGISDRISVGLARTPFQKTYEARSKVRLLTQDSDFPLTISFFGAFGQETSKQEQFFGPYLRPSTGNPSLDSNLEKRFNTYELSDSDRQSTLASMLISRRFNDLISIQVSPMFVHRNYVKENLSNDRTGLDVSFRLHLFKRVDFTFAAIFTPKRDYVGDSYRNEDRKTKIGSEEYSVSEVNDLIARGKAEDAFINNVILSKPVEYTSVPFSTGIDFETGGHVFQFFVTNSRSLANTQLLRGADYNYDKKEWTIGFNIHRYFSL, from the coding sequence ATGAATCAACTTTTTTATCGTTTTATTCTCTCACTCATTATACTATTGTTAGTCTCCCCAATTGACTCCCAAGAATTTAGAAAAACTGCTTTTTTAGGTACTAGTTTGATTCATATGCCAAGTACGGAAGACGTTGGCAAAAACGGAATTGATTTTCGAATCAACCACCGCTTCGGAGATGCAAAGTCCACTTTCTATGATTTTTTTGGGTTGGACCAAGGAGCTAATACGCAACTTTCTTTGGACTACGGAATTTCAGATCGTATATCAGTTGGGCTAGCAAGAACCCCTTTTCAAAAAACATATGAAGCTAGATCAAAGGTTCGTTTGTTGACCCAAGATTCTGATTTTCCTTTGACGATTAGTTTTTTTGGTGCGTTTGGCCAAGAAACTTCCAAACAAGAACAATTTTTTGGACCCTACCTTCGGCCTTCGACAGGAAATCCATCTTTGGATTCCAATCTTGAAAAACGATTTAATACTTATGAATTGAGTGATTCAGATCGCCAAAGTACATTAGCGTCTATGCTGATTTCGCGGCGGTTTAATGATTTAATTTCGATTCAAGTATCTCCCATGTTTGTTCATAGAAATTACGTAAAAGAAAATCTGTCTAACGATAGAACGGGTTTGGATGTATCCTTTCGTCTTCATCTCTTTAAGAGAGTAGACTTTACGTTCGCTGCTATCTTTACTCCCAAAAGAGATTACGTAGGTGATTCATATAGAAATGAGGATCGGAAAACGAAGATTGGTAGCGAGGAGTATTCTGTATCAGAAGTGAATGATTTGATCGCAAGAGGAAAGGCTGAAGATGCTTTTATAAATAATGTAATTCTGTCGAAACCTGTAGAATATACATCTGTACCATTCAGTACGGGAATCGATTTTGAAACGGGTGGGCATGTCTTTCAGTTTTTTGTGACCAACAGTCGTTCCCTTGCTAACACCCAACTCCTGCGTGGTGCTGATTACAACTACGATAAAAAAGAATGGACAATCGGTTTTAACATTCACCGATATTTTTCTTTATAA
- a CDS encoding ankyrin repeat domain-containing protein: MVKLEWYHYIILSPMLIIDAVDKSYSKTTKGIQDYIENRKLPDLHKAVLQADMEKIQKLVKAGVPLEAKDKKGETALFYALDRNLVNIARFLIQNKSDVNVTNTNGRHAVQSAIANNQYDLVKMMLDHGLELEFSKQGGTVLTFASSQTPTNFKIIQLFIDRGVKINVKDKYHYSALMYLTTKESPNLDLIKYMIKKGADLNAKDKDGKSILRILVEARTINKPLVQFLVENGADINSKDKEGKTIFDFINDYYDSPETDEIAIYLKKFSKKK; this comes from the coding sequence ATGGTAAAACTAGAATGGTATCATTATATCATCCTTTCACCAATGCTCATCATTGATGCAGTTGACAAAAGTTATTCGAAGACGACCAAAGGTATCCAAGATTACATAGAAAATCGTAAATTGCCTGATCTACACAAGGCAGTGCTTCAAGCTGACATGGAAAAAATCCAAAAACTTGTGAAGGCAGGTGTTCCATTAGAAGCAAAAGATAAAAAAGGAGAAACTGCTTTGTTCTATGCTTTGGATCGGAATTTAGTCAACATTGCCCGTTTTTTAATCCAAAACAAATCAGATGTCAATGTTACCAATACGAATGGAAGACATGCCGTCCAATCGGCAATCGCAAATAACCAATACGATCTCGTGAAAATGATGTTAGACCACGGATTGGAATTAGAATTTTCAAAGCAAGGAGGAACAGTGCTCACATTTGCAAGTAGCCAAACTCCAACCAACTTCAAGATTATCCAACTATTCATTGATCGAGGAGTAAAGATCAACGTTAAAGATAAATATCATTATTCAGCACTTATGTATCTAACCACCAAAGAATCTCCTAATTTAGATTTAATCAAATACATGATTAAAAAAGGTGCTGATTTGAATGCAAAAGATAAAGATGGGAAATCGATCTTACGAATACTAGTCGAGGCAAGAACAATAAACAAACCTTTGGTGCAATTTTTAGTTGAAAACGGAGCCGATATTAATTCAAAAGACAAAGAAGGTAAAACCATTTTTGATTTTATCAATGACTATTACGATTCACCGGAAACCGATGAAATCGCCATTTACTTAAAGAAATTTTCAAAGAAAAAATAA
- a CDS encoding LIC11213 family lipoprotein, with protein MSKIQMFKPIVLVILFTLSFFVSCKNEKSSDKEGILQYYALLLGSSAPLAEISDADCTDPAPTFASLGQAGTTATCSNCHNAGNANAGFDITSYNSTRNRITVGNPKGSLLFNKINSGSMRIYNTNAINKAIYCWTLKGGNP; from the coding sequence ATGTCAAAAATTCAAATGTTTAAACCAATTGTACTCGTTATCCTTTTTACTCTTTCTTTTTTCGTAAGTTGCAAAAACGAAAAGAGTTCTGACAAAGAAGGCATATTACAATATTATGCTTTGTTACTCGGTTCAAGTGCGCCACTTGCAGAAATTTCTGATGCAGACTGTACTGACCCTGCGCCAACATTCGCATCACTTGGCCAAGCGGGAACAACAGCTACTTGTTCCAATTGTCATAACGCAGGTAATGCAAATGCAGGTTTTGACATCACTTCTTACAATAGCACTAGAAATAGGATTACGGTTGGAAACCCAAAGGGAAGTTTATTATTTAATAAAATCAATTCAGGATCCATGCGAATTTATAATACGAATGCAATCAATAAAGCAATCTATTGTTGGACACTAAAAGGTGGGAACCCCTGA
- a CDS encoding response regulator transcription factor gives MKILILEDEPVHAKFLTKLLNIVLESTIKEIKHVTSIDEADKELKSSPIDLLFLDLNIFGFDGFDILERIPTIFTNTIVVSANTDNAIRAFEYGVIDFIPKPISEERLRLALERHSLFAITYQKGADQQKNVKSRLLQVDLDRVQNRLLHLMEIEKIYLNEDLTLEVLAEELELHPRQLSEFLNGKKQTTFNSFLHSYRIKEAKELLLKYPEKNVSDIGFEVGYKSLSSFYEAFKKELKITASEFRQKNSISETT, from the coding sequence ATGAAAATTTTAATATTAGAAGATGAGCCAGTTCATGCAAAATTTCTTACGAAATTATTAAATATAGTTTTGGAATCTACAATAAAAGAAATCAAACATGTAACCTCTATTGATGAAGCGGATAAAGAATTAAAATCCTCACCAATCGATTTACTTTTTTTAGATCTTAATATTTTTGGATTCGATGGTTTTGATATATTAGAGAGAATCCCAACAATTTTTACGAATACGATTGTAGTTTCAGCAAATACTGATAACGCCATTCGTGCATTCGAATATGGTGTAATTGATTTTATCCCGAAGCCTATTTCGGAAGAACGATTGCGGTTGGCATTGGAAAGACATTCTCTTTTTGCGATCACCTACCAAAAAGGAGCTGACCAACAAAAAAATGTGAAATCTCGTTTATTACAAGTGGATTTGGATCGAGTTCAGAATCGACTATTGCATTTAATGGAGATAGAAAAAATATATTTAAATGAGGATTTAACTCTCGAAGTTCTAGCCGAAGAATTGGAGTTACACCCGAGACAACTATCTGAATTTTTAAACGGTAAAAAACAAACAACTTTTAACTCCTTTTTACACAGTTATCGGATCAAAGAGGCAAAAGAACTTTTGCTCAAATATCCAGAAAAAAATGTAAGTGACATTGGTTTTGAAGTTGGTTACAAATCACTTTCCAGTTTTTACGAAGCATTCAAAAAAGAATTAAAAATTACGGCATCGGAATTCAGGCAAAAAAATTCAATCTCCGAAACCACATAA
- a CDS encoding YceI family protein — translation MKLFHKKILFLLFWILTTNLFADTKTKSLVVKVAKIQFLSEAPQETIRGNITNVSGSANMVSKKVSIQIEMKNINVPNRLMNRHMHENYLESEQYPTSIFNGVITTWDIQSKVVEIEGDLTLHGVTKKNFKIHGSIETREKDFLIRSNFQILLTDFKIEIPHLVILKLNDTIQIESEILWTYQE, via the coding sequence CTGAAGCTCTTTCATAAGAAGATTCTTTTTCTTCTTTTTTGGATATTAACAACCAATTTATTTGCAGACACAAAAACCAAATCACTGGTGGTGAAAGTTGCTAAGATTCAATTTTTAAGTGAGGCACCCCAAGAAACGATTCGAGGAAACATAACAAATGTTTCCGGGTCTGCAAATATGGTTTCAAAGAAGGTATCCATTCAAATCGAGATGAAGAACATAAATGTTCCGAATCGATTGATGAATCGTCATATGCATGAGAACTATCTAGAATCGGAACAGTATCCAACTTCAATCTTCAATGGTGTGATTACAACCTGGGATATTCAATCTAAGGTAGTTGAAATTGAAGGGGATCTCACTCTCCACGGAGTCACTAAAAAGAATTTTAAAATCCATGGAAGTATTGAAACACGTGAAAAAGATTTTTTGATCCGATCAAATTTTCAAATTCTTCTAACTGATTTTAAAATCGAAATACCTCATTTAGTGATCTTAAAACTAAACGATACGATCCAAATCGAATCAGAAATTTTATGGACATACCAAGAATGA
- a CDS encoding lactonase family protein — protein MKNQSINVNKFIIISYLLLNLFCAPTKLNSTCDPESKSFVITALLEFGSNDGSFLCPIFSGLSPLRFHYGTDFLIIQQNETINPITPFSTEPIVHCESNPTLPQGLILDESNCTISGTSLVGIDSTKYHITAKSSNKQTTIPLVIKSLFIPKFAYVANIGSNLINSYTINANSGVLNNTGFVAAGGGPESMAISPNQRFLTVANRNTNNLSQFSINQTNGNLTLVETVPSGGNTPISISYHPKKDLLYVGNSNNYSTFSVNPLTGNLLLVNTLAHSNASGSIIVEPFGNFFYRSNYNGNSIESFPIDINTGFLSQNPIQSIGSGFRPRRLAFHTNGNTLYVAYETHSSISTYQIDSNTGFMSSIFPEMPSTGVVTGSIVTDPKGRFFYIANRDTNTISMFATNPVTGELFPLSPTTIATGTEPLGITVDPSGKFLYNTNIAIATAGIFTINQSNGLLTPNGNVGTSTSPAVILTSGTNP, from the coding sequence GTGAAGAATCAATCCATTAATGTCAATAAATTTATTATTATTTCTTATTTGCTTTTAAATCTTTTTTGTGCTCCAACAAAATTAAACTCAACTTGTGATCCAGAAAGTAAAAGTTTTGTGATTACCGCATTACTTGAATTTGGTTCAAATGACGGATCATTTTTATGCCCTATATTTTCTGGTTTAAGCCCACTTCGGTTTCATTATGGCACCGATTTTTTAATTATACAACAGAATGAAACGATCAATCCAATTACTCCATTTTCAACTGAACCCATTGTTCATTGCGAATCGAATCCCACTCTTCCTCAAGGTTTAATTTTAGATGAGTCAAATTGTACGATTTCGGGAACTTCACTCGTCGGAATTGATTCAACTAAATATCACATCACAGCTAAAAGTAGTAACAAACAAACAACCATTCCATTGGTCATCAAATCCTTGTTTATTCCTAAATTTGCTTACGTTGCAAACATAGGATCGAATTTGATCAATTCGTATACGATCAATGCTAACTCTGGTGTCTTAAATAATACTGGTTTTGTAGCAGCCGGTGGTGGTCCAGAATCCATGGCGATTAGTCCTAACCAAAGGTTTTTGACTGTTGCGAATCGAAATACAAATAATCTCAGTCAATTTTCGATCAATCAAACCAATGGAAACTTAACTTTAGTCGAAACGGTACCGAGTGGAGGGAATACTCCAATTTCAATCAGCTACCATCCCAAAAAGGATTTACTATATGTAGGTAACTCTAATAACTATTCTACTTTTTCTGTTAATCCACTGACCGGGAATTTATTGTTGGTGAATACATTGGCGCATTCAAATGCGTCAGGGAGTATCATTGTAGAACCATTTGGTAATTTTTTCTATAGATCCAATTACAATGGAAACTCCATTGAATCTTTTCCGATTGATATCAATACAGGTTTTTTGAGCCAAAACCCGATTCAGTCGATCGGCAGTGGATTTCGACCAAGAAGATTGGCATTCCATACCAATGGAAACACTTTATATGTAGCATATGAAACTCATAGTTCTATTTCTACCTACCAAATTGACTCAAACACAGGATTCATGAGTTCAATCTTTCCCGAAATGCCTTCCACGGGAGTTGTAACTGGTTCAATTGTTACTGACCCTAAGGGAAGATTTTTTTATATAGCAAACCGAGATACAAATACAATTTCTATGTTTGCAACGAACCCCGTAACCGGTGAGTTGTTTCCTTTGTCTCCAACAACGATCGCTACTGGGACTGAACCTCTTGGCATCACAGTGGACCCTTCCGGTAAATTTTTATACAATACGAATATAGCAATTGCTACTGCTGGAATATTCACGATCAACCAATCAAATGGTCTTTTAACACCTAATGGAAACGTAGGAACCAGTACTAGTCCAGCAGTGATTTTAACCTCAGGGACCAATCCTTAA
- a CDS encoding thioredoxin domain-containing protein, with product MNLVLIPLFFFLFSCGGSPTETLYLPESLPSEDTIKETLSSDTHLSLLNEKATSLGKTLQEWKEWEKSLVTDKEINTYWQTEKKQFHSSFPDTDAIDRIRESIRMRIVWSRIFHKTNLSFKQKPTYQSKSNILSKINLQNSPRFGKMNSKWVIVEWSDYLCGFCKQTFPHTKKLLSKYKSEINYIHKDFPLDGDSDESLIPLAVSRCLWEKDPTHFSDHMELLYQHAKKMTKGENIQVSQWDFFEECNSKNSNARYLNLVKNDWEEAKKFGVNSVPTFWVNGRWIVGALDSETWEKVLKDTKP from the coding sequence GTGAACCTTGTATTGATTCCTTTGTTTTTTTTTCTCTTTTCTTGTGGAGGTTCTCCTACCGAGACTTTATACCTTCCAGAATCATTACCCTCAGAAGATACAATTAAAGAAACTCTTTCATCCGATACCCATCTTTCGCTGTTAAACGAGAAGGCGACTTCCTTAGGTAAAACTTTACAAGAATGGAAAGAATGGGAGAAATCACTTGTCACGGACAAAGAGATCAATACCTATTGGCAGACTGAAAAAAAACAATTCCACAGTAGTTTCCCAGATACAGATGCAATCGATCGTATCCGTGAATCCATTCGGATGCGTATTGTTTGGAGTCGAATCTTTCACAAAACAAATCTTAGTTTCAAACAAAAACCAACATACCAATCGAAATCGAACATACTATCAAAAATTAATCTTCAAAATTCACCTAGGTTTGGAAAAATGAATTCAAAATGGGTAATTGTCGAATGGAGCGATTATCTTTGCGGATTTTGTAAACAAACATTTCCCCACACGAAAAAACTATTATCAAAATACAAATCTGAGATAAATTATATACACAAAGATTTTCCATTAGACGGTGACTCGGATGAAAGTTTGATTCCACTTGCTGTTTCTCGATGTTTATGGGAAAAAGATCCAACTCATTTTTCTGATCATATGGAATTGTTATACCAACATGCTAAAAAAATGACTAAAGGAGAAAACATTCAAGTCAGCCAGTGGGATTTTTTTGAAGAATGTAATTCAAAGAATTCTAATGCTCGTTATCTTAACTTAGTCAAAAACGATTGGGAGGAAGCTAAAAAATTCGGTGTAAATTCTGTCCCTACATTTTGGGTCAACGGGAGATGGATTGTTGGGGCCTTGGATTCAGAAACTTGGGAGAAAGTATTGAAAGATACAAAACCTTAA
- a CDS encoding adenylate/guanylate cyclase domain-containing protein, translating to MKHSLVDEILIAREMKNEKTVALVRFALFSITSILDFVSYLGWISYTIVTPSLITVGLDLTFLVFASIVLIFVNFLPYKPYLKFFTIAFDYFIIGLMMFLDPTIIKSNGLIYFIAMTSAIFIFQLNLLRHSKTGTIYGAILAFIYFMVVSVGLGDGYPFDLIPMIFGLGMLLAIGYVTTVSNIEMVKEANTKQMMERFLPSQLVGEFYKNKVQLEPGGENKEVTILFSDIRAFTKFSEQRSAEEVVAFLNDYLSRMTDVIFKFNGTIDKFIGDAIMTIFGAPFKRDDDALRAVKTAVAMMHEIESLNQKQKNPEDKINVGIGIHTGEAIVGNIGSDRRLDYTVIGDNVNLASRIEGLTKHYNCPILISEATYKQVAGKYSLEDGFEIREIDQVIVKGKSKPITVYEVVCL from the coding sequence ATGAAACATTCGTTAGTTGATGAGATCCTAATCGCTAGGGAGATGAAAAATGAAAAAACAGTAGCGCTTGTCCGATTTGCTTTATTTTCAATCACATCTATTTTAGATTTTGTATCGTATCTTGGATGGATCAGTTATACAATTGTCACACCAAGTTTGATCACAGTTGGACTAGATTTGACGTTTCTCGTTTTTGCGAGTATCGTTTTAATTTTTGTTAATTTTTTACCTTATAAACCTTACTTAAAATTTTTCACTATTGCATTCGATTATTTCATCATCGGACTAATGATGTTTTTAGATCCAACAATCATAAAATCAAATGGCCTGATTTACTTTATTGCAATGACAAGCGCCATTTTTATTTTCCAACTCAATTTATTAAGGCATTCAAAGACAGGAACCATATACGGCGCAATCCTAGCTTTTATATACTTTATGGTTGTTTCAGTTGGTTTAGGTGATGGATATCCATTTGATTTGATTCCCATGATTTTTGGTTTGGGAATGTTGTTAGCTATTGGTTATGTGACAACGGTATCAAATATTGAAATGGTAAAAGAAGCCAATACCAAACAAATGATGGAAAGATTCCTTCCTTCACAGTTAGTAGGTGAGTTCTATAAAAATAAAGTTCAACTAGAACCTGGAGGCGAAAACAAAGAAGTCACAATTCTTTTTTCAGATATCCGTGCATTTACAAAATTTTCAGAACAAAGGTCTGCTGAAGAAGTTGTTGCATTTTTAAATGACTATTTATCTCGCATGACTGATGTCATCTTCAAATTCAACGGTACGATAGATAAATTTATCGGTGATGCAATCATGACTATATTCGGTGCTCCATTCAAAAGAGATGACGATGCTCTCCGCGCCGTAAAAACTGCAGTTGCCATGATGCACGAAATAGAGTCCTTAAATCAGAAACAAAAAAATCCTGAAGACAAAATAAATGTAGGAATCGGAATTCATACAGGAGAAGCAATTGTAGGTAATATTGGATCGGATCGAAGGTTGGATTACACTGTCATTGGAGACAATGTAAACTTAGCCTCTCGGATTGAAGGTTTAACAAAACACTATAATTGCCCAATCTTAATTTCTGAAGCCACATACAAACAAGTTGCAGGCAAATATTCCCTCGAAGATGGTTTTGAAATAAGAGAAATTGACCAAGTCATTGTCAAAGGAAAATCGAAACCAATCACAGTGTATGAAGTAGTTTGTTTGTGA
- a CDS encoding NADase-type glycan-binding domain-containing protein, whose amino-acid sequence MKFKTSLFSILILMASFTLNCGKKLHFSMVTSTSMDNGLPFLVLDEKEWKAEPGAEFVKLHFYADNAFSLSQVSIQSCNGDFKDRIAAYVNFDEVYASTDIEKSNSDVIFDPVVQARSVTLNFQRNQNICIKSVKFYDEKKKSYRTFSPEIVSGKVTASETAVPEPTYSVMNLFDSKYENGYSSVKGGVGVTLNFEFEEKQKISVIKIWNGYQRSDVHCIKNGRVKSFLLTGDDGYSAKINVEDTMGSQEIQLPTTFKGKKLTMKVEEIYPGYKEDGIVLSELRFGHDGDWIAFDTLPKSKDTASKNFESFTKASLRMVLNRGLTGREVYAVSGEETVSDQPTGADNQVPIEETMDPPTSSDWTIRLRSDGTFFLEGSTARTNYDAGEESSNRFYGLGNYEVKEMTPGKIQLRIFGFLRKQTFTNFLDYGGGDCNGCGRDCNIVKNPDPNNTEKIFQEFVTLQIKGKQFYLINSKKTDNLDFSTLELNLE is encoded by the coding sequence ATGAAATTCAAAACCAGCCTATTTTCTATTTTGATTCTAATGGCCTCATTCACTCTTAATTGTGGGAAAAAATTACATTTCTCCATGGTGACATCCACATCTATGGACAATGGTCTCCCCTTCTTAGTGTTAGATGAGAAGGAATGGAAAGCAGAACCTGGGGCCGAATTTGTCAAACTGCATTTTTATGCAGATAATGCATTTAGTTTGAGCCAAGTATCAATCCAATCTTGTAATGGTGACTTCAAAGATCGAATTGCAGCTTATGTAAACTTTGATGAAGTTTACGCAAGTACTGACATTGAAAAATCCAATTCGGATGTTATATTTGATCCGGTCGTTCAAGCACGATCAGTGACTTTGAATTTCCAAAGGAATCAAAATATTTGCATAAAATCCGTTAAGTTTTACGACGAAAAGAAAAAATCATACAGAACATTTTCACCTGAAATAGTTTCTGGAAAAGTGACTGCATCGGAAACAGCAGTACCTGAGCCAACATACTCCGTGATGAATTTATTTGATTCAAAATATGAGAATGGATATTCATCTGTCAAAGGTGGAGTAGGTGTAACGTTAAACTTTGAATTTGAAGAGAAACAAAAGATTTCCGTGATTAAGATTTGGAATGGTTACCAAAGATCGGATGTTCATTGTATCAAAAATGGTCGAGTCAAATCGTTTTTGTTAACAGGCGATGATGGCTATTCTGCAAAGATTAACGTGGAAGATACAATGGGAAGCCAAGAGATCCAACTTCCAACTACCTTTAAGGGCAAAAAATTGACCATGAAAGTGGAAGAAATTTATCCAGGGTATAAAGAAGACGGAATCGTCTTATCCGAATTACGTTTTGGTCATGATGGTGATTGGATTGCCTTTGACACTCTTCCAAAATCAAAAGATACAGCATCAAAGAATTTTGAATCTTTTACTAAAGCATCTCTTCGGATGGTGTTAAACCGTGGTTTGACTGGTAGAGAAGTGTATGCTGTCTCAGGTGAAGAAACAGTGTCGGATCAACCAACAGGTGCTGATAACCAAGTGCCAATTGAAGAAACTATGGATCCACCAACCTCTTCTGATTGGACCATTCGATTGCGATCTGATGGAACATTCTTTTTGGAAGGATCAACTGCTCGAACTAATTATGATGCGGGAGAAGAAAGTTCAAATCGATTTTATGGACTTGGTAATTATGAAGTCAAAGAAATGACTCCTGGGAAAATTCAACTTCGTATCTTCGGATTTTTGCGAAAACAAACATTCACAAACTTTTTAGATTATGGTGGTGGAGACTGTAATGGATGTGGTAGGGATTGTAACATTGTGAAAAATCCTGATCCCAATAATACAGAAAAAATATTCCAAGAGTTTGTAACCTTACAGATTAAAGGGAAACAATTTTATCTCATCAATTCTAAAAAAACGGACAATTTAGATTTTTCAACATTGGAACTTAATTTAGAGTAG